In a single window of the Ruminococcus albus 7 = DSM 20455 genome:
- a CDS encoding alpha/beta hydrolase has protein sequence MKWSIRELLNPVVTRSMLYGSDPFDTEYVLKRVDEIDVMSGKKIQAVWLGEWGKKIAHYAELRDQNEAKENRISARAYAKMVAQCWYACYMVNIQDLEQKVSIYNNLAESYRKYTELCDNKIEYVEIDTAFGKLPAYIHYPDDGSKESYPIAITYSGIGSCKEELDMLAMPLNERGVAVITPDMPGTGGAVIWNNVKCGGDELEAAFDGIYKFIDSRSELDSTRIANFGLCMGGGYAIRATAKNPAVKCCVALFPLMICYCKLDSVPIWMKKGKWTSYQTNDDYMETMNVLSEGTLSSDFFLVHSDYDNWMTHEANDILYSKATGYKERLEVTERPAYVSEETIMHAMPVGEQFHWVKHITADFIAQRLTGETK, from the coding sequence ATGAAATGGTCAATAAGAGAACTTCTTAACCCGGTGGTCACCAGATCAATGCTTTACGGAAGTGATCCATTTGATACAGAATACGTTTTGAAAAGAGTAGACGAGATAGACGTCATGAGCGGTAAGAAAATACAGGCTGTATGGCTTGGTGAATGGGGCAAGAAGATCGCTCATTACGCAGAACTTCGTGATCAGAACGAGGCTAAGGAAAACCGTATCTCTGCAAGAGCATACGCTAAAATGGTCGCTCAGTGCTGGTACGCTTGCTATATGGTTAATATTCAGGACTTGGAGCAGAAGGTCTCCATTTATAATAACCTGGCTGAAAGCTACAGAAAGTATACTGAACTATGCGATAACAAGATAGAGTACGTTGAGATAGATACAGCTTTCGGAAAGCTTCCTGCTTATATCCACTATCCCGATGACGGCAGCAAGGAAAGCTATCCTATCGCTATAACCTACTCGGGCATCGGTAGCTGTAAAGAGGAACTTGATATGCTGGCAATGCCACTTAATGAGCGTGGAGTTGCAGTTATAACCCCTGATATGCCCGGAACAGGCGGCGCTGTTATATGGAATAACGTGAAGTGCGGCGGTGACGAACTGGAAGCCGCTTTCGATGGTATTTACAAGTTCATTGACAGCCGCAGTGAACTGGACAGCACCCGTATAGCTAACTTTGGTCTGTGCATGGGCGGCGGTTATGCTATCAGAGCAACAGCAAAGAATCCTGCTGTTAAATGCTGCGTAGCACTTTTCCCGCTTATGATATGCTATTGCAAGCTTGATTCCGTACCGATATGGATGAAGAAGGGCAAGTGGACTTCCTACCAGACAAATGATGACTATATGGAAACGATGAATGTTCTCTCCGAGGGTACTCTCAGCTCCGATTTCTTCCTTGTTCACAGCGATTACGATAACTGGATGACCCACGAGGCAAATGATATCCTCTACAGCAAGGCTACAGGTTACAAGGAGAGACTTGAAGTTACTGAAAGACCTGCCTATGTTTCCGAGGAAACTATCATGCACGCAATGCCGGTAGGTGAGCAGTTCCATTGGGTAAAGCATATAACTGCTGATTTCATTGCACAGAGACTTACAGGAGAAACCAAATGA
- a CDS encoding class I adenylate-forming enzyme family protein — MSMNFFDYYSKYAQETPDKILLRIDENTLTYSQFMEKTAIFGSALKKLGIGVNDKVGLVMPNSIEWYIAFWSAVRIGAQPVPIDPQSGSLELSRLIPATTVKMLFVAEKYRTNHIIKAVEQIVPGEFKLTKVVCFAPESAVPENECYTTADKFTAELGEADCEIYQPEYLHTMSLACTSGSTGTPKILAIPTGGFLSTQKDMGDYLEFKSDDVMMLGMTLYHQGGFGMGLQMALKGGCVMYQPQFNPISFLETVQKYKVNIIQLTSTLAKVLLSTPDFDKYDLSSVRICYFAGEVLPKEIADAFVKKLNIRVINIIGSSETCTMVVWDSAKDGDTDPSDFKKLYFTDYRVIDAEKNDVAEGETGELCVYTDGVITEYFGNPELSAEKILTDEQGRRWFCTGDLVNKLPGGIVRFAGRSKRIIKRGGNLVHAEEVEACLLTHPKIAAAAVTDEPHPVIGQQIVAYIQPKGDEKITRGELARYFDGKLSAYKVPDKVVLVEEIPKDIGKIQFKYLRKKEYK; from the coding sequence ATGAGCATGAATTTCTTTGATTATTACAGCAAATACGCTCAGGAGACACCTGACAAGATCCTTCTGAGAATAGATGAGAATACACTGACATACAGTCAGTTCATGGAGAAAACCGCCATATTCGGTTCTGCACTTAAAAAGTTGGGCATCGGTGTGAACGATAAGGTAGGTCTGGTAATGCCTAACAGCATTGAATGGTATATTGCTTTCTGGTCAGCTGTAAGAATAGGCGCTCAACCTGTTCCGATTGATCCTCAAAGCGGTTCGCTGGAACTTTCCAGACTTATCCCTGCAACTACAGTCAAGATGCTTTTCGTCGCTGAAAAATACAGAACAAATCATATTATAAAAGCAGTGGAGCAGATCGTTCCCGGTGAATTCAAGCTTACAAAGGTCGTATGCTTTGCGCCTGAAAGCGCAGTACCTGAGAACGAGTGTTACACAACTGCCGATAAATTTACTGCTGAATTAGGTGAGGCTGACTGCGAGATCTATCAGCCTGAGTATCTTCACACTATGTCACTCGCCTGCACTTCAGGCAGTACCGGCACACCAAAGATTCTGGCTATCCCAACAGGCGGATTTCTCTCCACACAGAAAGATATGGGCGATTATCTGGAATTCAAGTCCGACGATGTAATGATGCTGGGCATGACCCTCTATCACCAGGGCGGATTCGGAATGGGTCTGCAAATGGCACTCAAGGGCGGATGCGTAATGTATCAGCCGCAGTTCAATCCCATTTCTTTCCTTGAAACTGTTCAGAAATACAAAGTAAATATAATTCAGCTCACCTCTACACTTGCAAAGGTCCTGCTTTCAACTCCCGATTTTGATAAGTATGACCTTTCATCTGTTCGTATATGCTACTTTGCAGGAGAAGTTCTGCCCAAGGAGATCGCTGATGCATTTGTTAAGAAACTGAATATCCGTGTTATAAATATAATCGGTTCGTCCGAGACCTGTACTATGGTAGTATGGGATTCTGCTAAGGACGGTGACACTGACCCCAGCGACTTCAAGAAGCTTTACTTCACTGATTATCGTGTTATTGATGCTGAAAAGAATGACGTTGCCGAGGGTGAAACAGGAGAGTTATGTGTATACACAGACGGTGTAATCACGGAGTATTTTGGCAATCCAGAACTTTCTGCCGAAAAGATACTTACCGATGAGCAGGGCAGAAGATGGTTCTGTACAGGCGATCTTGTAAATAAACTGCCCGGAGGTATAGTTCGTTTTGCGGGACGCAGCAAGCGTATTATCAAACGTGGCGGAAACCTTGTCCACGCAGAAGAAGTTGAAGCCTGCCTGCTCACTCATCCCAAAATTGCTGCCGCAGCTGTAACTGATGAGCCGCACCCGGTTATCGGTCAGCAAATAGTTGCCTACATTCAGCCAAAGGGCGATGAAAAGATAACAAGAGGCGAACTGGCACGCTATTTTGACGGAAAACTCTCTGCATACAAAGTACCCGACAAAGTAGTTCTCGTAGAGGAGATCCCAAAGGACATCGGTAAGATACAGTTTAAATATCTCAGAAAAAAGGAGTATAAATAA
- a CDS encoding acyl carrier protein — translation MNNLDWNEFRQVVSDYVGVDADEITRDTDVFDDLYLDSLGLFGLGSHITDTYKLNVALSLVASISRVGEFFDLLNEKGTPIEG, via the coding sequence ATGAATAATCTCGATTGGAACGAATTCAGACAGGTAGTTTCTGACTATGTAGGTGTTGATGCTGATGAGATCACAAGGGATACTGATGTTTTTGATGACCTGTATCTTGATTCTCTCGGACTGTTCGGCCTTGGTTCACACATTACAGATACATACAAGCTGAATGTTGCGCTGTCATTGGTAGCATCTATCAGCAGAGTAGGGGAGTTCTTCGATCTTCTTAACGAAAAGGGTACACCGATAGAGGGATAA
- a CDS encoding thioesterase II family protein yields MTLFFFPHAGGSAKSYASFKRFLPKDLNVVTMELSGRFTRSDKPLMHDIESCISELFDSNEKLPDFLKDGDYAIFGHSMGTILASEFVKQIREKGHPAPIHIFLSGKNAPDENLHCFDDINKVTDQEIIDFFNNNSMNSSPVIPDAELVAQLNRILCNDVRMAEKYCTTPNQVQFGCDITAIYGTDDTMLKNANMSSWKRYTDKNCEVVSFSGGHFYYTQHKEEVCKLICNKLGLN; encoded by the coding sequence ATGACACTTTTCTTTTTCCCACACGCAGGAGGTTCAGCAAAGAGTTACGCATCATTTAAACGCTTTCTCCCAAAAGATCTGAACGTTGTCACAATGGAACTTTCAGGGCGTTTTACCCGTTCTGACAAACCACTGATGCACGATATCGAGTCGTGTATCAGTGAACTTTTTGACAGCAACGAAAAGCTTCCGGACTTTCTTAAGGATGGCGATTACGCAATATTTGGTCATAGCATGGGAACAATCCTTGCCTCCGAATTTGTAAAACAGATAAGGGAAAAGGGTCATCCTGCGCCGATACACATCTTTCTGTCAGGTAAAAACGCTCCTGATGAAAACCTTCATTGTTTCGATGATATCAACAAGGTCACCGATCAGGAGATAATTGATTTTTTTAACAATAACAGTATGAATTCCTCTCCGGTGATCCCCGATGCGGAGCTTGTAGCACAGCTTAACCGTATCCTCTGTAATGATGTTAGAATGGCTGAAAAGTACTGCACCACTCCGAATCAGGTGCAGTTTGGCTGTGATATCACGGCGATATACGGCACAGATGATACAATGCTAAAAAATGCTAACATGAGCAGCTGGAAACGATATACCGATAAAAACTGTGAAGTAGTATCATTTAGCGGCGGACATTTCTACTATACTCAGCACAAGGAGGAAGTCTGCAAGCTTATCTGTAATAAACTTGGACTTAATTAG
- a CDS encoding ABC transporter permease, producing MENVFEVFLKDSEFIAEGIGHSLMILVTGFSIALISGNILGMIVGWVKRLNNDFTPIAKVLSPIPPMVYTPYLIALMPTFTSASIAVIGIGMFWPIFLGMINRVGSINGRLIDSAKAMNVSTPTMLFKVILPYSIPSIVGNLKIQISTIFMILIMAEMIGATSGLGFFIKKYSDYADYARVLAGIFVVGTVITILNVVLDIAEKKLIKWKPI from the coding sequence ATGGAGAATGTATTCGAGGTGTTCCTGAAGGACAGCGAATTTATAGCAGAGGGCATAGGTCATTCTCTGATGATACTGGTGACAGGATTTTCAATAGCACTCATATCGGGAAATATACTGGGCATGATAGTGGGATGGGTAAAACGGCTCAATAATGATTTTACACCAATTGCTAAAGTACTCAGCCCTATACCGCCCATGGTATATACCCCATATCTCATCGCGCTGATGCCCACATTTACATCTGCATCGATAGCTGTAATAGGCATAGGTATGTTCTGGCCGATATTCCTTGGAATGATAAACAGGGTCGGCAGCATAAACGGAAGACTGATAGATTCTGCCAAGGCAATGAATGTAAGTACACCAACAATGCTTTTTAAGGTGATACTGCCTTACAGTATCCCATCAATTGTCGGTAATCTTAAAATACAGATCTCCACCATATTTATGATCCTAATAATGGCAGAGATGATCGGTGCAACAAGCGGACTTGGATTTTTCATAAAAAAATATTCAGACTATGCCGATTATGCCAGAGTACTTGCAGGAATATTCGTTGTAGGAACTGTGATAACCATATTGAATGTTGTGCTGGATATAGCAGAGAAAAAACTTATAAAATGGAAGCCAATATAA
- a CDS encoding ABC transporter ATP-binding protein, translated as MSKIEFRNVSFSYETDNKAVNILDGLNFKVEEGEFACLIGPSGCGKSTLVSLLLGLQFPTKGEILINDKPVTGPDVNRGMVFQHYSLFPWLTAKKNIMFGIKEAGILKNRKEIAKRAEEYLELVGLADSANKYPHELSGGMQQRVALARAFAMDTDILLMDEPFGAIDPQKRIELQELSIELCKKRGEKKTVVFITHDIDEALVLADKVYFMEPHKIRTEVNVGLPANTPREELIRLNRYDQLRHELLDLFTEVKVRTA; from the coding sequence ATGAGTAAAATAGAATTTCGTAATGTTTCATTCAGCTATGAAACTGATAACAAAGCAGTAAATATCCTTGATGGTCTGAATTTTAAGGTAGAAGAGGGGGAGTTCGCTTGCCTTATCGGTCCTTCGGGCTGCGGAAAAAGCACGCTTGTATCTTTGCTGTTAGGTCTTCAGTTCCCAACAAAAGGTGAGATACTGATAAACGACAAGCCTGTTACAGGTCCCGATGTAAACAGAGGTATGGTATTTCAGCACTATTCACTTTTCCCGTGGCTTACTGCAAAAAAGAATATCATGTTCGGAATCAAAGAAGCCGGTATACTAAAAAACAGAAAAGAGATAGCAAAGAGAGCAGAGGAGTATCTTGAATTGGTCGGACTTGCTGACAGTGCTAATAAATATCCACACGAGCTTTCGGGCGGAATGCAGCAGCGTGTGGCTCTGGCAAGAGCTTTTGCGATGGATACGGACATACTTCTCATGGACGAACCATTCGGAGCTATCGACCCACAGAAGCGTATAGAATTACAGGAACTCAGCATTGAGCTTTGCAAAAAACGCGGGGAGAAAAAGACAGTGGTATTCATTACCCATGATATCGACGAAGCACTGGTCCTGGCTGACAAGGTATATTTCATGGAGCCCCATAAGATAAGGACAGAAGTAAATGTAGGTCTTCCCGCAAATACCCCAAGAGAGGAACTGATTCGACTAAACAGATACGATCAGCTTCGCCATGAGCTGCTCGACCTGTTTACAGAAGTGAAGGTGAGAACTGCATGA